In Arthrobacter sp. B3I4, the following proteins share a genomic window:
- a CDS encoding YchJ family protein — protein sequence MPHPQDTGSQPAGIPYEGNCPCLSGEQYNDCCGRYHRGEAEAPTAEQLMRSRYAAFVVLDAGYLLRTWHPDTRPGLLELDPEIQWRRLDIVSTSAGGPLDSDGVVEFKAYFRHDGERGLQQETSRFVRRARRWYYLGAMKLA from the coding sequence TTGCCGCACCCTCAGGACACCGGCTCACAGCCCGCGGGCATCCCGTACGAAGGCAACTGCCCGTGCCTGTCCGGTGAGCAGTACAACGACTGCTGCGGCCGGTACCACCGCGGCGAAGCGGAGGCGCCGACGGCGGAACAGCTCATGCGGTCCCGCTACGCCGCCTTCGTGGTTCTCGACGCCGGCTACTTGCTGCGGACCTGGCACCCGGACACCCGCCCTGGCCTGCTGGAGCTCGATCCCGAGATCCAGTGGCGGCGACTGGACATTGTCTCAACCAGCGCCGGCGGTCCGCTGGACAGCGACGGGGTCGTGGAGTTCAAGGCATACTTCAGGCACGACGGCGAGCGTGGGCTTCAGCAGGAAACAAGCCGTTTCGTGCGCCGCGCCCGCCGCTGGTACTACCTCGGGGCGATGAAGCTGGCCTAG
- a CDS encoding acyl-CoA dehydrogenase family protein encodes MSSAIDNPATQDPAAGGTDTAVPGIPETIGPEASAADARAIAEAARETTWDRPSFAKGLYLGSFDLSLIHPWPQAPADDVERGEAFMERLTAYCRTMSGRRIERDAKIPDEYLDGLADLGVFGMKIPREYGGLGLSLVYYGRALALLGSVHPSIGALLSAHQSIGVPEPVKVFGTPEQKREYLPRCAAGAVTAFLLTEPDVGSDPARMGSTAVPSEDGSSYLLDGVKLWTTNGVIAELVVVMAVVPAHTDADGSAHKGGISAFVVEMDSPGITVENRNSFMGLRGIENGVTRFHQVRVPAANRLGREGQGLRIALTTLNTGRLALPALCVASGRWSLKIAREWSTARTQWGRPVGQHEAVGTKIAFIAASAFALDAVFELCAEMADAGQKDVRIEAALAKLWATEISCRIADELVQIRGGRGFETADSLEARGERAVPAEQQLRDLRINRIFEGSSEIMRLLIAREAVDAHLAAAGALASQDASLSEKAKAAVGASGFYARWLPKLVAGTGMDPRSFGDFGRLARHLRFVERASRRLARQTFYAMGRWQAKLEHKQAFLGRIVDIGAELFAMAACCSRAEMLLRTSPERGASAYELADAYCEQARVRVEEYFEQLWRNTDDGDRALTRKVLAGDYEWLEAGVLDQSEGTGPWIADATPRASTKENLHRTYR; translated from the coding sequence GTGAGCTCCGCCATCGATAACCCCGCAACCCAAGATCCAGCCGCCGGCGGCACCGACACCGCGGTCCCGGGAATCCCGGAGACCATCGGGCCCGAGGCTTCCGCTGCCGATGCCCGGGCCATTGCCGAAGCAGCCCGCGAAACCACTTGGGACCGGCCCAGCTTTGCGAAGGGCCTTTACCTGGGCAGCTTCGACCTGAGCCTCATCCACCCCTGGCCGCAAGCGCCGGCAGACGACGTCGAACGTGGTGAAGCGTTCATGGAACGGCTCACCGCATACTGCCGCACCATGTCGGGTCGCAGAATTGAGCGGGACGCGAAAATTCCGGACGAATACCTGGACGGGCTCGCCGACCTGGGGGTCTTTGGCATGAAGATCCCCCGCGAATACGGCGGGCTGGGTCTCTCGCTCGTCTACTACGGCCGGGCTTTGGCGCTGCTGGGCTCGGTGCATCCGAGTATCGGAGCGCTCTTGTCCGCTCACCAATCCATCGGGGTGCCGGAACCGGTGAAGGTTTTCGGCACGCCTGAGCAGAAGCGGGAGTACCTGCCGCGCTGTGCCGCCGGCGCGGTGACGGCGTTCCTGTTGACCGAACCCGACGTCGGCAGCGACCCGGCCCGGATGGGCAGCACCGCCGTTCCCTCGGAGGACGGGAGTTCCTACCTGCTGGACGGGGTGAAGCTGTGGACCACCAACGGGGTCATCGCGGAACTCGTGGTGGTCATGGCGGTCGTCCCGGCGCACACCGACGCCGACGGTTCCGCCCACAAGGGCGGCATCAGTGCTTTCGTCGTGGAAATGGACTCCCCCGGCATTACCGTTGAGAACCGCAACAGCTTCATGGGCCTGCGCGGCATCGAGAACGGCGTGACTCGTTTCCACCAGGTCCGGGTGCCGGCCGCCAACCGGCTGGGCCGGGAAGGCCAAGGCCTGAGGATCGCACTCACCACGCTCAATACCGGCCGGCTCGCCCTCCCTGCGCTGTGTGTCGCCTCCGGCCGCTGGAGCTTGAAGATCGCAAGGGAATGGTCGACCGCCCGCACCCAGTGGGGCCGGCCCGTCGGCCAGCACGAGGCGGTGGGCACGAAGATCGCCTTCATCGCCGCGAGCGCCTTCGCCCTCGACGCCGTCTTCGAGCTCTGCGCGGAAATGGCCGACGCCGGCCAGAAGGACGTCCGCATCGAAGCTGCCCTTGCGAAATTGTGGGCTACCGAGATCAGCTGCCGGATTGCGGACGAACTGGTTCAGATCCGCGGCGGCCGGGGTTTCGAAACCGCGGACTCGCTGGAGGCCCGCGGCGAGCGTGCAGTTCCGGCCGAACAGCAGTTGCGGGACCTGCGCATCAACCGGATCTTTGAGGGGTCCTCGGAAATCATGCGGCTGTTGATCGCGCGGGAAGCAGTGGACGCCCATTTGGCCGCCGCGGGGGCCCTCGCCTCGCAGGACGCCAGCCTGTCCGAAAAGGCAAAGGCCGCCGTCGGCGCCTCCGGTTTCTACGCGCGGTGGTTGCCAAAGCTCGTGGCCGGAACAGGCATGGACCCGCGTTCTTTCGGTGACTTCGGCCGGCTCGCGAGGCACTTGCGTTTTGTGGAGCGGGCCTCGCGGCGGCTGGCCCGGCAGACCTTCTACGCGATGGGCCGCTGGCAGGCGAAACTGGAGCACAAGCAGGCATTTCTTGGCCGGATTGTGGACATTGGTGCCGAGCTGTTCGCAATGGCGGCGTGCTGCTCGCGGGCAGAGATGTTGCTGCGGACCTCTCCGGAACGCGGCGCCTCAGCCTACGAACTCGCGGATGCTTACTGCGAGCAAGCAAGGGTCCGGGTCGAGGAATACTTCGAGCAGCTTTGGCGCAATACCGACGACGGCGACCGCGCCTTGACGCGCAAGGTTCTCGCCGGGGATTACGAGTGGCTCGAGGCCGGGGTGCTGGATCAGTCCGAGGGGACCGGGCCCTGGATCGCTGACGCGACTCCCCGCGCCTCAACGAAGGAAAACCTGCACCGAACCTATCGCTGA
- the iolB gene encoding 5-deoxy-glucuronate isomerase, giving the protein MTNWVYPLGTAADGRWDVSLGASGSPLPAEGWSHTGLKVATLTAGTEVVLPAAAEERLIVPLNGSFNVLVDGREHHLHGRPSVFHGPSDVLYSGSERMVTVRSDGGGRVAIATAPAKASYPTRLVRAAEIPVELRGAGNCSRQVHNFGTPAVLEADRFIVCEVLTPAGNWSSYPPHKHDEEKEGETSLEEIYYFETQTAAGSGAPPGADAIGYQRVYASDARPIDVSAEVRTGDVVLVPYGWHGPAMAAPGYDLYYLNVMAGPGPVREWLISDDPHHGWIRQSWENQEIDPRLPFGT; this is encoded by the coding sequence ATGACCAACTGGGTCTACCCGCTCGGAACGGCAGCAGACGGCAGATGGGATGTCTCCCTTGGGGCGTCCGGTTCCCCCCTCCCTGCCGAAGGGTGGAGCCACACGGGGTTGAAGGTGGCCACCCTCACGGCGGGCACCGAGGTCGTACTTCCCGCAGCCGCCGAGGAACGCCTTATCGTTCCGCTCAACGGATCATTCAACGTCCTTGTGGACGGCAGGGAGCACCACCTGCACGGCCGGCCTTCGGTGTTCCACGGGCCGAGCGACGTTCTCTACTCAGGCTCGGAGCGGATGGTCACCGTTAGATCTGACGGCGGCGGCCGGGTTGCCATAGCCACCGCGCCGGCCAAAGCCTCGTACCCCACCAGGCTGGTGCGAGCAGCAGAGATACCGGTCGAACTGCGCGGAGCGGGCAACTGCTCCCGCCAGGTCCACAATTTTGGCACCCCTGCGGTGCTGGAAGCCGACCGGTTCATTGTGTGCGAGGTCCTCACCCCCGCCGGCAACTGGTCCTCCTACCCGCCACACAAACATGACGAGGAAAAAGAGGGCGAAACCAGCCTCGAGGAGATCTATTACTTCGAGACGCAGACCGCGGCCGGTTCGGGGGCGCCCCCGGGCGCAGATGCCATTGGCTATCAGCGCGTCTACGCGTCCGACGCGCGCCCCATCGACGTTTCAGCCGAGGTCCGCACCGGCGATGTCGTCCTTGTGCCCTATGGCTGGCACGGCCCCGCAATGGCGGCTCCCGGTTACGACCTGTACTACCTGAACGTCATGGCGGGCCCCGGTCCTGTTCGGGAATGGCTCATCAGCGATGATCCGCACCACGGCTGGATACGCCAGAGCTGGGAGAACCAGGAAATCGACCCGCGGCTGCCGTTTGGGACGTAA